From one Esox lucius isolate fEsoLuc1 chromosome 11, fEsoLuc1.pri, whole genome shotgun sequence genomic stretch:
- the LOC117595341 gene encoding ubiquitin carboxyl-terminal hydrolase 5-like has product MPSPLECKCWDCSGNMASVSTHFLTLPRVLMLHVKRFCADDWEPKKVEDPMFIPEELTLQGLCGETVQPGDSTIDSQRVRSLGNNSVVNTPPNCPSSSEIPARTCL; this is encoded by the exons ATG CCGTCTCCATTGGAATGTAAATGCTGGGACTGTTCAGGCAACATGGCATCTGTGTCCACCCACTTCCTGACACTGCCTCG GGTCCTAATGCTTCATGTGAAGCGGTTTTGTGCAGATGACTGGGAGCCAAAGAAGGTAGAGGACCCCATGTTTATCCCAGAAGAACTTACTCTCCAGGGCCTTTGTGGGGAAACTGTCCAGCCTGGTGACAG TACCATCGATTCACAAAGGGTGAGGTCACTGGGAAACAACAGCGTGGTCAACACTCCACCAAACTGCCCTTCTAGTTCAG AGATACCAGCCAGAACCTGTTTATAG
- the LOC105009982 gene encoding immunoglobulin lambda-1 light chain isoform X1, translating to MLGTLCTLITALTGVHGAIVLTQKPSVQTKTTGQEVTMECNIGRYDGNYVHWYKQVPGGVPQYVLSYRYGVSSPFYGTGFSSSRFNSKSTSDLDYELIIKQVESGDSAVYYCQTYDDTDREPVFGQGTKLIVTDSTLPPPVLTILPPSSDEVKSSKVTLVCLASQMAMGYADVSWTAGGSPVTSNIVTSTAVPQDDKTFQLSSYLTIDTSEWNQDKEFSCKVTVGSKSTEKRIKKSECSNE from the exons ATGCTGGGGACACTCTGCACACTCATCACTGCTCTAACTG GTGTTCATGGTGCGATTGTATTGACCCAGAAGCCCTCTGTCCAGACCAAGACCACAGGACAGGAGGTCACTATGGAGTGTAACATTGGCAGATATGATGGAAACTATGTCCATTGGTATAAACAGGTTCCTGGTGGGGTTCCTCAGTATGTTCTGAGTTATAGATACGGTGTCAGTTCTCCTTTCTATGGAACAGGATTCTCCTCCAGTCGGTTCAACTCTAAATCCACATCAGATTTAGATTATGAGTTGATCATTAAACAGGTGGAGTCAGGAGACTCAGCAGTGTATTACTGTCAGACATATGATGATACTGATAGAGAGCCC GTATTCGGACAAGGAACCAAGCTCATTGTCACTG ACTCtactctccctccacctgtctTGAccatcctccctccatccagtGATGAGGTGAAGTCCAGTAAAGTCACCCTGGTGTGTCTGGCCAGTCAGATGGCCATGGGCTACGCTGATGTCAGCTGGACCGCGGGTGGGAGTCCAGTCACCAGTAACATCGTTACCAGTACTGCTGTACCACAAGATGACAAGACGTTCCAACTCAGCAGCTATTTGACCATTGACACGTCAGAATGGAACCAGGACAAAGAGTTCTCATGTAAAGTCACTGTGGGTTCCAAGTCCACTGAGAAACGTATCAAGAAATCTGAATGCAGCAATGAATAG